ATGCCATTCAGGCAGGGATGAATATCGGTATTGTAAACCCTGCGATGCTGGAGGTTTATGATGAAATTAATAAAGAGCTTTTAGAGCTTGTAGAAGATGTAATTCTTGATAAAAGGGAAGATGCTACGGAAAGGCTTCTCGATTATTCTGAAAAACATAAATCAGTCAAAAAAGAAAAGGCTGAAGACCTCGAATGGAGAAACAATCCATTACAGGAAAGAATTACCTATGCTCTGGTAAAAGGTATTGACCGCTTTATCGAAGAAGATGTAGAAGAAGCCAGACAATTGGCAGAAAGACCACTTCATGTCATAGAAATTAATCTGATGACTGGAATGGGAGTGGTAGGAGATTTATTTGGAAGTGGAAAAATGTTTTTACCACAGGTAGTGAAGTCTGCAAGAGTAATGAAAAAAGCAGTGGCTTATTTACAGCCTTACATTGAAGCTGAAAAAGACGGAACAAGACCTGCCAATGGAAAAATCTTAATGGCTACTGTAAAAGGAGACGTTCATGATATCGGTAAAAATATTGTGAGCGTTGTTTTGGGTTGCAACAACTATGAAATTGTTGACCTTGGAGTAATGGTACCTGCGGAAAAGATTATTCAGACAGCCATTGCAGAAAAAGTAGACGTGATCGGATTAAGCGGATTGATTACACCAAGTCTAGATGAAATGGTGTACATCGCATCAGAATTAGAAAGACAAAATTTAAATTTTCCTTTATTAATCGGTGGTGCAACAACTTCAAAAGCACATACCGCCGTGAAAATTGATTTAAAATATAAAAATGCAGTCGTTCACGTGAATGATGCTTCCAGAGCTGTAAACGTGGTAAGCTCATTGTTGGGAGACAGAAATAAAGAATATGTTTCCGACTTGAAGAGTGATTATTCGGACTTCAGGGAGAAATTCCTGAACAGACAGGTGGATAAAGACTATGTTTCCATTCAGGAAGCAAGAGAAAACCATTTTAAAATTGATTGGGAAAACGAAGATATTTTCACACCAAATAATTTGGGAATAACAATAGTTGAAAATCAGGATCTGAATGAACTTCTTCCTTTCATCGACTGGTCACCGTTTTTCAGAAGTTGGGATCTCCACGGGAAATATCCAAATATTTTAGAAGATGAGGTAGTAGGAGTACAGGCAAAAGAACTTTTCAAAGATGCTCAGGTTATTTTAAAGAGAATTTTAGATGAAAAACTCTTAACGGCAAAAGCCATCTTCGGAATTTTTAAAGCCAATGCCAATGAAACGGATGATATCCTAATTTTTGATGAAAATAATAATGAACAAGCCAAATTTTTAACCTTAAGACAGCAGGCTCAAAGATCAAAAGGAAAAGACTATCTGGCATTAAGCGATTTCATAGCACCACAAAGCTCCGGCAAAACCGATTATGTAGGTGCATTTTGTGTAACTACCGGTTTCGGAACGGATGAATTATCCGCCGAATATGAAAAAGCACATGATGATTATAACTCCATCATGGTAAAAGCCCTGGCAGACCGTTTCGCCGAAGCTTATGCTGAATTTTTACACAAAAAGGTAAGAACAGAATATTGGGGCTATGCTAATCAGGAAAGTTTAAGCAATGAAGAGTTAATTGCCGAACAATATAAAGGAATTCGCCCTGCACCAGGTTATCCGGCATGCCCGGACCACTTAGAAAAGAAAACAATCTGGGATCTTTTAAAAGTAGAAGAAAATATAGGCGTTTACCTTACGGAAAGCTTAGCAATGTTCCCAACGGCATCCGTTTCCGGATATTATTTTGGGAGCCCGCATGCTAAGTATTTCGGGTTAGGAAAAATTACAGAAGATCAGCTAAAGGATTATGCAGAAAGAAGAGGTTGTAGCATCCAGGAAGCGAGAAAATGGTTGTCACCAAATTTAGCAGATTAAAATAGACATGAAGATAACAACTAAACTATTGCCGATAATTCTCAATATTCTCAGTATTTGTGTCCTGTTGGTATTGCTTTTCCAGAATGCGGCTTTTCTATTGAGCCCTTCTTTTGATAAATTTGTTTTTAATTCAGACTATTTTATCAACTATACTTCCGGGTTTATAAAAAGAGGGTTAGATGGGCAACTTATTTATGCCATTACAGCATATACGGGGTTTTCTCCTATCAATATTCTACGTGTACTTTATCTTATATTTTTTGTATCACTGTCGGGTATTGTTATTAATATTTTGTACAGATCTAAAATATCTTTATTTTATATTTTTTCTCCATTTTTGTTCTTATTCCCTTTTGTTTACTTCCAATTATATCATATTTCAAAAGATGTTGAGGTGCTTCTAATAGCCTATATAGTACTGTATCTTTTTATAAATGGTAAGTCTAAATGGCTATTGAATATTGCCTTGTCTTTAGGGATTCTGGCGCATGAATCAATATTCATTTTCTTGTTTTTCCCGCTTTTACTCATTCAGTTATTTTATATTGGTAAAGGGAGCGTGGTACAGAAACTTTTAAATTTTGGTATATCCTTGGCGCCTTCCATTATCATATTTTTACTGATATTTCTGAAATTTAACGGCTTATCAAATAACATCCAGATTATTTATGATTCATGGAAGCCTTATAGTACCTATTTACAGGATGTACATTTCAATTCAGGATTATTTGACGGAAGGCCAAGACTGATCTCAGATATAATTAAAGAATCCTATAATATGATTGGTTTAGGACTACTTATTGGGATCAACTTTGTATTTATAACAGCAGGGGCTTACCTCTATTCCCGTCAGAATTTTCTCGTATTGCTGGGGATTGCATTACTTCAGATCATTCCGGTTGTCATCCTTTGTGCTGTAGCTTCTGATTTTGGAAGATGGTTCTTTTTGTCTAACTCTATTTTGTTATTTTCTATGTTCTTACTTCA
This genomic interval from Chryseobacterium joostei contains the following:
- the metH gene encoding methionine synthase; this encodes MKYLRLSGLEPLIITPESNFINVGERTNVAGSKKFLRLIKEEKFSEALDIARHQVEGGAQILDVNFDDGLIDGKASMIKFLNLIASEPDIARIPIMVDSSKWEILEAGLQVAQGKCVVNSISLKEGEEEFIKHAKAIKRYGAAVIVMAFDEVGQADNLERRIEISKRSYDILVNEIGFPAEDIIFDLNIFPVATGMDEHRRNAIEFIEATRWVRQNLPYVSVSGGVSNVSFSFRGNDTVREAMHSVFLYHAIQAGMNIGIVNPAMLEVYDEINKELLELVEDVILDKREDATERLLDYSEKHKSVKKEKAEDLEWRNNPLQERITYALVKGIDRFIEEDVEEARQLAERPLHVIEINLMTGMGVVGDLFGSGKMFLPQVVKSARVMKKAVAYLQPYIEAEKDGTRPANGKILMATVKGDVHDIGKNIVSVVLGCNNYEIVDLGVMVPAEKIIQTAIAEKVDVIGLSGLITPSLDEMVYIASELERQNLNFPLLIGGATTSKAHTAVKIDLKYKNAVVHVNDASRAVNVVSSLLGDRNKEYVSDLKSDYSDFREKFLNRQVDKDYVSIQEARENHFKIDWENEDIFTPNNLGITIVENQDLNELLPFIDWSPFFRSWDLHGKYPNILEDEVVGVQAKELFKDAQVILKRILDEKLLTAKAIFGIFKANANETDDILIFDENNNEQAKFLTLRQQAQRSKGKDYLALSDFIAPQSSGKTDYVGAFCVTTGFGTDELSAEYEKAHDDYNSIMVKALADRFAEAYAEFLHKKVRTEYWGYANQESLSNEELIAEQYKGIRPAPGYPACPDHLEKKTIWDLLKVEENIGVYLTESLAMFPTASVSGYYFGSPHAKYFGLGKITEDQLKDYAERRGCSIQEARKWLSPNLAD